From the Bos javanicus breed banteng chromosome 7, ARS-OSU_banteng_1.0, whole genome shotgun sequence genome, the window TGATTTTCGCCATCAATGTGTTTTTAACCACAACAAACTCTGTGTTGCCTCAATCTTTAAATGTACATGAGTTGCTGTGTACTAAGGTagatatgggacttccctggtggctcaaatggtgaagaatccacctgcaatgcgggagacctgggttcgatccctggattgggaagatcccctgaaggagggcatggcaacccactccagattcttgcctggagaatccccacggacagaggagcctgatggactacagtccataggatcacgaagaatcagacatgactgagcgactaagcacagcacaaggtaGATAGAACTCAAATTAAACCTTACCTAATTATCCACCTACATCGTACTCAGACATTAGCtctgtcttctgcgttggcatgTCACCCCGTAGGAGACTTAGTTATAGCACTTGTTTCACTCTTCTGTGATTAGTAGATAGAAATGATTTCATATCTAAGCTCACAGTTCATTGAAGGTATTGAAGGTATTGACTGTATCTGAATGCATTGCTGCCCCTTCTTCAACACCTAGTACAGAATGTGTAAAATATAGTGATTACTAAGTAAATGTAGAATGAAAAATAAGTGGCTGGTAAAAGTATTTCAAGAACTATTCTGTAACTCTTCTGAAATCATATGAATATGACTTTAGCAAAATGTGTGCTTCCTGATCATTTTCAACAAGATTACCTTCATAATTTATATTGTAGCAGAGTTGTCACTAAAGGAACAATAACAGTATTTATTAACTGACATTTTGTTACAAAAATCATCAGGATAAACACATTCAGAAATGAACCATCACCATTAAACCAAAGGAGGGCATTGTTTAAATTATGAAATTCCTGCTGCATTCATAGAGAACAGGATTTCCAGCTATTTTGATGTCTATGCTATATTACTGCACTTCTGAGAGAAAACAGCAAAGAATATGAAATTTCCCCATATACAGCAACTGTCTTATTCAGGAGCAGGAAATCCACTTTTCCGTAAGATGACATGGAAGGAACGAGCTTTAGTTCTCATCGTCAATGCCAATCCAGTGAGGGATTTGTCATATATTCTACATGAAAATGTTACTACTAACTCCATGGAGTTTGTTCAACTTTCTGGTTAAATATTCATTGACTATATATTCTTCTATAGCTACTGTGCTGATTTTATTGAGACAGAGTAGATAAGTAAAACATAATCCTAGCACTTAAAACCTTAACATTTATGTTGGAGAAATATGTATACATGGAAAACTATAATAAACATGTACAATAATAACTCATCTAAGCTTCATGACTACACTCTTGATGTTATTTGATTAACTTCCTTATTTTAAAGATcaggaaagtgaggcacagatAGTAAATGATGCAGCTAGGCTTGAATTTGGGTATCCTAGCCCTTGATACCCtgaggtgtctcagtggtaagtATCcatctgccagggcaggagacgcaggaaacgtgggttcgatccctgggtcaggaagatcacttggaggaggacatggcaagccATCCAGTATTtgttcctgaaaaatcccatggacagaggagcctggagggctacagtcctttgcagtcacaaagagtcagaagactgagtgactgaacacgtaTGCAGCCTCTGACATATGCTCTTAGACTCCAAGCTACACTGTCTCTTAGTTATGATGATAAATAATTATATGTCTGATGTTATTAGGGACCGTAGGAATGTGGATAggaaaatttcttcttcttcagctTTCAGTATACTGATaattctgagcagaaataaaagcaaaggaattcagcTGTGTGAATACATAAGTCCTGTGGAGAAACCATGAGAACATATGTTTGAGTGGAATgtgggttatctgttttaaattaaTGGAATCTAAGATTTATAAGCTTTCTTGGACCCAAGTCATGGAAAATCTAAAATTCTAGACTGAAAATATAAGCTTTATTTGGTCAGAAATAAGGAATATTGATGGCCTCGTGGCAGATAATTATGTAAGTTTAGGAATTGCTATTACTCCATCTATGATGGTATACATAcctactcagttgctcagtcaagtccaactctttctgaccccatagaccctgctggctcctctgtccatgggatttctcaagcaagattactggaatgggttgctatttcctattcccGGGAATcattccaatccagggattggacccgtgtctcttgcatctcctgcgttggcaggcagattctttaccacctgtgccacttgggaagcctgtttATGATGGCACTTACCATAAAAAGTAAATCAATGGGATATtgcattaaaatttgaaaagcaattGATTTGTGATTTTCAAAACTAAATTGAGTGAATTAAGTTGATATTTCTTTTGCCCAAATCTATAAGAGTTAATAATCAGGGTCCATGACTATcagaaataatatatacattttgaggTTCAAATTTGTAGAAAGTAGATCCATTGCTATGATAAGTTTCTccaagaaaaagcaaagagagaggaaaaaataaagaatagaaagaggaaaacaagatgAATTTAAGcgaggtgaagaggaactaaatttgatcattttttataatattctttatttaacaCACTTTTAGGCAATTGCTCAACAAAATGTAGTTAAATACTTCTGATGAGTTAATAGCACATATTGTGAAAGTCCAAATGGGaggaaagatataaaattttagaTCCACATATTGATATAAGACATGTACTGAGTGTTCATTGTTCTAATGCATTTGATTTGTTCCCCAGCCCTGTTATATTTCTTTTAGAGGCATGGTGGGTGGGAATGCGTCATCAGTAACTGATTTCATCCTTGTGGGACTCTTTCCTGAGTTTCAGCATTCCATTGTTCTCAACTTCGTGGTCATTTTCATCTACATCCTTGCTTTCCTGGGAAACTTACTTCTCATTGTCTTGATTTGGGGGGACTCTCGGCTCCATACACCCATGTACATTCTCCTCAGTCAACTCTCCCTCATTGACTTGACATTAACTTCCACCATTGTTCCGAAGACAGCCTCTAACTTTTTCACAGGGAAAAGGACCATATCATGGATTGGCTGTGGAACACAGAGTTTCTTCTACTTGATGTTGGGAATGTCAGAATGCCTCATCTTGACTCTCATGGCTTATGACCGCTACGTAGCTGTCTGCATCCCGCTGCGTTATCTCACCATCATGAGCCCCAGGTTCTGTCTGCACATGGTTGCTGGATGTTGGATTGGAGGCTCCATAGGTTCATTTATCCAGTCTACCCTATGCATTTTCCCATCTGTGGGTCAAGGGAGATCCACCATTTCTTCTGTGAGGTCCCAGTCCTCATTAAGCTTTCCTGTGAAGACACTTCAGTGTATCAGTTA encodes:
- the LOC133252040 gene encoding LOW QUALITY PROTEIN: olfactory receptor 2T27-like (The sequence of the model RefSeq protein was modified relative to this genomic sequence to represent the inferred CDS: inserted 1 base in 1 codon); this translates as MVGGNASSVTDFILVGLFPEFQHSIVLNFVVIFIYILAFLGNLLLIVLIWGDSRLHTPMYILLSQLSLIDLTLTSTIVPKTASNFFTGKRTISWIGCGTQSFFYLMLGMSECLILTLMAYDRYVAVCIPLRYLTIMSPRFCLHMVAGCWIGGSIXFIYPVYPMHFPICGSREIHHFFCEVPVLIKLSCEDTSVYQLVVVVTSIVLLVVPFSLIIASYTLIFLTVLRMNSVKGRKKALATCSSHLTVVSLFFGPNIFIYMTFTSSHSPEQDQALSLFSNILTPMLNPLIYSLRNKEVVAALMKLVGRCGVS